In Mercurialis annua linkage group LG5, ddMerAnnu1.2, whole genome shotgun sequence, a single genomic region encodes these proteins:
- the LOC126680373 gene encoding uncharacterized protein LOC126680373, which yields MQRDSRNENDQELLEGSAPLKKCRTDEGSIPKKDIPAISAQTPFNPPSLFESLKAKYPRYADAFDRVRDETEDLWISEMYVSESMYMFENFASIAELGEAAEQLLRQEKLKYLEAEKVCASLFERYSKQKLALKKATSRASSAEAKYDALRKEHGNLVATLSEYQSCAKTLEAEKQALEEEKKGFLVVLEAEEKALEEEKKGFLVVFEAEKKALEEEKKGFLVVFEAEKKALEEEKKGFLVVLEAEKKAMEEEKKVFLEEKIVIEQGIDAALEESRTISGDRAEMYDEFNAILEAMIEQIRAKAKVFQRQRMALTAKGLMQGMRKSGEN from the exons ATGCAGAGAGATTCGAGGAACGAGAACGATCAGGAACTGCTCGAGGGTTCTGCTCCTTTGAAGAAATGCCGTACCGATGAGGGTTCCATCCCAAAGAAGGACATTCCGGCAATTTCAGCTCAAACGCCGTTTAACCCGCCAAGTTTATTCGAGAGTCTCAAGGCCAAGTATCCCCGCTATGCAGACGCTTTTGACCGTGTTAGGGACGAAACGGAGGATCTCTGGATTTCTGAAATGTACGTGAGTGAGAGCATGTATATGTTCGAG AATTTCGCAAGCATTGCAGAGTTAGGGGAAGCCGCGGAGCAGCTTCTTCGACAGGAAAAGCTCAAGTACCTAGAAGCCGAGAAGGTCTGTGCATCTCTCTTTGAACGTTATTCCAAACAGAAATTGGCCCTCAAAAAGGCAACTTCGAGAGCGTCTAGCGCTGAGGCGAAGTATGATGCTCTTCGAAAGGAGCATGGAAATTTGGTCGCGACTTTATCTGAGTATCAAAGTTGCGCCAAGACACTTGAGGCGGAGAAACAGGCTCTGGAAGAGGAGAAGAAGGGCTTCCTTGTAGTGCTTGAGGCGGAGGAAAAGGCGCTGGAAGAGGAGAAGAAGGGCTTCCTTGTAGTATTTGAGGCGGAGAAAAAGGCGCTGGAAGAGGAGAAGAAGGGCTTCCTTGTAGTATTTGAGGCGGAGAAAAAGGCGCTGGAAGAGGAGAAGAAGGGCTTCCTTGTAGTACTTGAGGCGGAGAAAAAAGCGATGGAAGAGGAGAAGAAGGTGTTCTTGGAAGAGAAAATAGTTATCGAGCAGGGGATTGATGCTGCACTAGAAGAGAGCCGCACGATATCTGGGGACAGAGCAGAAATGTATGATGAATTCAACGCCATTCTGGAGGCAATGATTGAACAGATAAGGGCCAAGGCCAAAGTATTCCAGAGACAGCGAATGGCTCTCACGGCCAAGGGGTTAATGCAGGGGATGAGAAAGTCGGGTGAGAATTGA
- the LOC126680260 gene encoding carboxyl-terminal-processing peptidase 1, chloroplastic encodes MRVLNCNSTPTLSSSSTIYQTRTQTKRHPILISSNLKNPDTNWPKKTLLGAATGILSFNLLLSSPFFSLASSVSSQSPFLQLPSPPSEQCQEQEGEELEQNKESFSNEGIVEEAWQIVNDGFLDSGRHRWTPESWKQKKEDVLSSSIQSRSKAHDLIKRMLASLGDPYTRFLSPAEFSKMARYDMSGIGINLREIPDDGEVKLKVLGLLLDGPAQTAGVRQGDEVLAVNGEDVKGKSAFEVSSLLQGPNETFVTIKVKHGNCGPIQSLEVQRQSIARTPVFYRLEQVDQGSSSVGYMRLKEFNALARKDLVIAMKRLQDMGAAYFVLDLRDNLGGLVQAGIEISKLFLNEGEKVIYTVGRDPQYQNEVVADAAPLVTAPLIVLVNSKTASASEIVASALHDNCRAVLVGERTFGKGLIQSVFELQDGSGVVVTVGKYVTPNHMDINGNGIEPDYRNLPAWSDVTQHLSQCRMNQRG; translated from the exons ATGAGGGTCTTAAACTGCAACTCAACACCCACACTCTCATCATCTTCCACAATTTACCAAACAAGAACACAAACTAAGAGACACCCAATTCTTATAAGCTCAAACCTCAAGAACCCAGATACCAATTGGCCAAAAAAAACCTTACTTGGAGCAGCCACTGGAATTCTTTCATTCAATCTCTTActctcttctccatttttctCACTTGCTTCATCAGTTTCATCACAGTCCCCTTTTTTACAATTACCTTCTCCTCCTTCTGAGCAATGCCAAGAACAAGAAGGAGAAGAATTGGAGCAGAATAAAGAAAGTTTTAGCAATGAGGGAATTGTGGAGGAAGCTTGGCAAATTGTTAATGATGGGTTTCTTGATAGTGGGCGTCATCGTTGGACTCCTGAATCTTGGAAG CAAAAAAAGGAAGATGTTTTGAGTAGTTCTATACAAAGTAGATCAAAGGCTCATGATTTGATTAAGAGAATGCTTGCTAGCTTGGGTGACCCTTATACAAGATTTCTCTCTCCTGCTGAG TTCTCGAAGATGGCAAGGTATGACATGAGTGGTATTGGAATAAACCTCAGGGAAATTCCAGATGATGGAGAGGTGAAACTGAAGGTGCTAGGACTCCTACTGGATGGACCTGCCCAGACTGCCGGTGTAAGACAG GGAGATGAAGTTTTAGCTGTTAATGGAGAGGATGTCAAAGGGAAATCAGCATTTGAAGTATCATCATTGTTACAAGGCCCAAATGAAACATTTGTGACTATTAAG GTAAAGCATGGCAATTGTGGGCCCATTCAATCCTTAGAGGTTCAGAGACAATCTATTGCTCGCACACCAGTCTTTTACCGCTTGGAACAAGTAGACCAAGGCAGCAGTTCTGTCGGGTATATGCGCCTAAAAGAGTTCAATGCATTGGCCAGGAAAGACTTGGTAATTG CAATGAAACGACTTCAGGACATGGGCGCTGCATATTTTGTTCTGGATCTTAGAGACAATCTCGGTGGGCTAGTGCAG GCTGGTATTGAAATTTCAAAGCTCTTCCTAAATGAAGGCGAGAAG GTGATTTATACTGTTGGAAGGGATCCCCAGTACCAAAATGAAGTAGTTGCTGATGCTGCACCGTTGGTTACGGCTCCTCTTATT GTTTTGGTGAACAGCAAAACTGCTAGTGCAAGTGAAATT GTAGCCTCTGCACTTCATGATAACTGTAGAGCAGTCCTCGTGGGAGAAAGAACATTTGGCAAG GGTTTAATTCAATCAGTTTTTGAGCTTCAAGATGGGTCTGGAGTGGTTGTCACTGTCGGGAAGTATGTCACACCAAATCACATGGACATAAATGGCAACGGAATCGAGCCCGATTATAGAAATCTACCAG CTTGGAGTGATGTTACACAGCATCTATCGCAATGCCGCATGAATCAACGGGGATAA
- the LOC126680261 gene encoding PLASMODESMATA CALLOSE-BINDING PROTEIN 1-like isoform X2 → MDSGVFRFFTFFFLVYLFVSSGSSIAELLPFEAVQDDTIADYQENQIPFSSSAFTAQPDAVPVVNPTDPGTTTPIVNPTNPGTTTPIISPIDLPPPPAPVTTTPQFPPVTTTPQFPPVTTTPTTPTSSGGKWCIANPSASETALQVALDYACGYGGADCSAIQPGSACANPNTVRDHASYAFNDYYRKNPAPTSCVFGGAAQLTNTDPSSGNCHYPQASSTPSISPPVISAPTMPTPTITTPTTMSPPMLTTPSGPTIFGVAEPTSLPSSATSVSCSLLLLCSTMVILQSLLAANHF, encoded by the exons ATGGATTCCGGAGTTTTTCGATTTTTCACATTCTTCTTCCTCGTCTATCTTTTCGTCAGTTCAG GCTCAAGCATTGCAGAATTACTTCCGTTTGAAGCAGTTCAGGATGACACAATTGCTGACTATCAAGAAAACCAGATACCTTTCTCGTCTTCAGCATTCACCGCCCAACCAGACGCCGTTCCAGTAGTAAACCCAACAGATCCCGGAACAACCACGCCTATAGTAAATCCAACGAATCCCGGAACAACCACGCCTATTATAAGCCCGATAGATTTGCCTCCACCGCCAGCTCCGGTCACCACAACACCACAGTTTCCCCCGGTCACTACAACACCACAGTTTCCCCCAGTCACGACAACTCCCACTACTCCAACCTCATCAGGAGGGAAATGGTGTATTGCAAATCCAAGTGCTTCAGAAACTGCTTTACAGGTTGCTCTTGATTATGCTTGTGGCTACGGTGGAGCAGATTGTTCAGCAATTCAACCTGGTTCGGCTTGTGCGAATCCAAACACTGTTCGAGATCATGCTTCATACGCCTTCAATGATTACTACCGGAAGAATCCAGCTCCTACCAGCTGTGTTTTCGGCGGAGCAGCACAACTTACCAACACCGACCCAA GTAGTGGGAACTGTCACTATCCACAAGCCTCATCAACACCCAG CATAAGTCCGCCAGTCATCTCGGCACCAACCATGCCAACCCCTACGATAACTACCCCTACTACGATGAGTCCACCAATGTTGACCACACCTAGTGGACCAACAATTTTCGGCGTGGCAGAACCGACAAGCCTGCCTAGCTCAGCTACCTCTGTTTCATGCAGTTTACTTCTCCTATGTTCCACAATGGTCATTCTGCAATCACTACTTGCCGCAAATCATTTCTAA
- the LOC126680261 gene encoding PLASMODESMATA CALLOSE-BINDING PROTEIN 1-like isoform X1 yields MLGSFSVSPVSPQHKRIKKKKVNFAFLISSGSSIAELLPFEAVQDDTIADYQENQIPFSSSAFTAQPDAVPVVNPTDPGTTTPIVNPTNPGTTTPIISPIDLPPPPAPVTTTPQFPPVTTTPQFPPVTTTPTTPTSSGGKWCIANPSASETALQVALDYACGYGGADCSAIQPGSACANPNTVRDHASYAFNDYYRKNPAPTSCVFGGAAQLTNTDPSSGNCHYPQASSTPSISPPVISAPTMPTPTITTPTTMSPPMLTTPSGPTIFGVAEPTSLPSSATSVSCSLLLLCSTMVILQSLLAANHF; encoded by the exons ATGCTAGGCAGCTTCTCTGTATCTCCTGTATCTCCACAGCATAAAcgaataaagaaaaaaaaagttaattttgccTTTTTGATTTCTTCAGGCTCAAGCATTGCAGAATTACTTCCGTTTGAAGCAGTTCAGGATGACACAATTGCTGACTATCAAGAAAACCAGATACCTTTCTCGTCTTCAGCATTCACCGCCCAACCAGACGCCGTTCCAGTAGTAAACCCAACAGATCCCGGAACAACCACGCCTATAGTAAATCCAACGAATCCCGGAACAACCACGCCTATTATAAGCCCGATAGATTTGCCTCCACCGCCAGCTCCGGTCACCACAACACCACAGTTTCCCCCGGTCACTACAACACCACAGTTTCCCCCAGTCACGACAACTCCCACTACTCCAACCTCATCAGGAGGGAAATGGTGTATTGCAAATCCAAGTGCTTCAGAAACTGCTTTACAGGTTGCTCTTGATTATGCTTGTGGCTACGGTGGAGCAGATTGTTCAGCAATTCAACCTGGTTCGGCTTGTGCGAATCCAAACACTGTTCGAGATCATGCTTCATACGCCTTCAATGATTACTACCGGAAGAATCCAGCTCCTACCAGCTGTGTTTTCGGCGGAGCAGCACAACTTACCAACACCGACCCAA GTAGTGGGAACTGTCACTATCCACAAGCCTCATCAACACCCAG CATAAGTCCGCCAGTCATCTCGGCACCAACCATGCCAACCCCTACGATAACTACCCCTACTACGATGAGTCCACCAATGTTGACCACACCTAGTGGACCAACAATTTTCGGCGTGGCAGAACCGACAAGCCTGCCTAGCTCAGCTACCTCTGTTTCATGCAGTTTACTTCTCCTATGTTCCACAATGGTCATTCTGCAATCACTACTTGCCGCAAATCATTTCTAA
- the LOC126680262 gene encoding cold-regulated 413 inner membrane protein 1, chloroplastic isoform X2, with protein MLPMKRRAFGAVCYAGSGLLAARNLQWISTISSAILMVSKGTAIHKSFLVPLLALQAPLTIISWIKGEYGIWTAFMALLVRLFFYIPGELELPFLALLLVIVAPYQVINLRGSQEGAIIALVISGYLAFQHFSRAGNLQKAFEQGSIVATLAIICVTIVSCLFLF; from the exons ATGTTGCCGATGAAGCGGAGAGCTTTTGGTGCGGTTTGTTATGCTGGAAGTGGATTGCTAGCTGCTCGTAATTTGCAGTGGATCTCCACCATTTCCTCTGC GATTTTGATGGTTTCTAAAGGAACTGCAATTCATAAGTCTTTTCTTGTTCCATTACTAGCTCTACAGGCTCCACTGactatcatttcttggattaa GGGTGAGTATGGTATTTGGACGGCATTCATGGCGCTTCTTGTCCGATTGTTCTTCTACATTCCTG gTGAACTTGAGTTGCCATTTCTAGCATTACTCTTGGTAATTGTGGCTCCCTATCAAGTAATCAATTTGAG GGGATCACAAGAAGGTGCTATTATTGCTTTGGTGATTTCTGGGTATTTGGCTTTTCAGCATTTCTCACGGGCAGGGAACTTGCAAAAAGCATTTGAGCAAGGTTCAATTGTTGCTACCCTAGCCATCATTTGTGTTACCATTGTCTCCTGCTTGTTTTTATTCTAA
- the LOC126680262 gene encoding cold-regulated 413 inner membrane protein 2, chloroplastic isoform X1 gives MESLCVSSSTVCRFTLHSSNNKRQCKLSSCALPRFSSSLIASNPLVRISIDERKNYTMLPMKRRAFGAVCYAGSGLLAARNLQWISTISSAILMVSKGTAIHKSFLVPLLALQAPLTIISWIKGEYGIWTAFMALLVRLFFYIPGELELPFLALLLVIVAPYQVINLRGSQEGAIIALVISGYLAFQHFSRAGNLQKAFEQGSIVATLAIICVTIVSCLFLF, from the exons atggaGAGTCTCTGCGTTTCATCTTCAACAGTCTGTCGTTTTACTCTCCACAGCAGCAACAATAAGCGGCAATGCAAGCTTTCTTCTTGTGCTTTACCTCGGTTTTCTAGTTCTTTGATCGCCTCTAATCCTCTCGTTAG AATTTCAATTGATGAGAGAAAGAATTATACAATGTTGCCGATGAAGCGGAGAGCTTTTGGTGCGGTTTGTTATGCTGGAAGTGGATTGCTAGCTGCTCGTAATTTGCAGTGGATCTCCACCATTTCCTCTGC GATTTTGATGGTTTCTAAAGGAACTGCAATTCATAAGTCTTTTCTTGTTCCATTACTAGCTCTACAGGCTCCACTGactatcatttcttggattaa GGGTGAGTATGGTATTTGGACGGCATTCATGGCGCTTCTTGTCCGATTGTTCTTCTACATTCCTG gTGAACTTGAGTTGCCATTTCTAGCATTACTCTTGGTAATTGTGGCTCCCTATCAAGTAATCAATTTGAG GGGATCACAAGAAGGTGCTATTATTGCTTTGGTGATTTCTGGGTATTTGGCTTTTCAGCATTTCTCACGGGCAGGGAACTTGCAAAAAGCATTTGAGCAAGGTTCAATTGTTGCTACCCTAGCCATCATTTGTGTTACCATTGTCTCCTGCTTGTTTTTATTCTAA
- the LOC126682062 gene encoding egg cell-secreted protein 1.1-like, whose product MASNLNLKLVFLVSFLLAASLSSKAISARPLANISPGSNLMARLKLDDESSNCWDSLMQLQACTTEIILFFLNGETQLGHGCCRAIRVISDQCWPNLIDTLGFTTEEEDILEGYCIKDQEDGNHSTPPPQAPPRVVPNKVVSEESLVSTP is encoded by the coding sequence ATGGCTTCTAATCTTAATCTTAAACTTGTTTTTCTAGTGTCTTTTCTGCTAGCCGCTAGCTTGAGCAGCAAGGCAATATCAGCACGTCCTTTGGCCAATATTTCCCCAGGCTCAAACCTCATGGCTAGGTTAAAGTTGGACGACGAGTCGTCAAACTGCTGGGACTCTTTGATGCAACTTCAAGCTTGCACTACTGAGATTATTCTGTTTTTTCTCAACGGTGAAACACAATTAGGTCACGGTTGCTGTCGAGCTATACGTGTCATTAGTGACCAGTGCTGGCCTAACTTGATTGACACGTTAGGGTTTACTACAGAAGAAGAGGATATTCTTGAAGGATATTGTATTAAAGATCAGGAGGATGGTAATCATTCTACTCCGCCACCGCAAGCTCCGCCGCGTGTGGTGCCTAATAAGGTTGTTTCGGAGGAATCTTTGGTTTCTACTCCTTGA